The nucleotide sequence CAGGCCTTTTGGGATAAGggatctcaattttttttttaaaatggggattagttgtgaGATCCACTTTACATCGAATTTTAACGATCTGAACCATCTATTttataagtctcgattcatagatcatcgttacaaaaattcaacttaatccgaaaccatttgcctatttaattatcacgatgaaatttcaatatttcttaaaaaacaaagtgtacatcaatttctttgaactcagtTAAATGCCTCAGATATTTCaaatttagctaatattttaaAAGGATAACCTGCGAGGTGCAAGTTGaaaaatagagagttcatatcgttaaaattcaatgtGGCGTGGACACCCACAACTAAttctctttttattaaaaatagaaaTCTCTTCCATTAAAAGGCTTATAGAGAAGCAGAAGAATGTGATGACGGTTACCAGTGCATAGCTAGGTCCTCCCTctcattttcttattttctttaacTTCTTAATGTCTTAAATGTAACAAGGGTGTCCAAAGAACTAAATGATATAATTCACCTGCTAAAATCCGTAGGACCAAAATGAGCCAGAACATTCTCTCTTCTAATCCTACCATTGTAAAGAGAATTGAAAACGATAAGTTTCCTTATTGGTTAAGTAAGACACTCAGGGAACGCTAGATTAATACAGAAAACAAATACATAATCTCAAAACTCAAGCACAAATAGAAAATATTAGAAAACCACTTATGAATAGAGAAATAACATGAAATATAAGATCCAGCAAACATGAAAATTATCCAAAGAGTATAACTTAGACCCTAATTATGTACAATTACTATCAACAATTCATAGGCTTCATTGCCACTCATGACTCAACTAAACAAATCATCCAGGCTAGCGGCGTCTCCTTCATCGCCTGAAGAATCATCATTGTTTGCCTCAAATGTCAGTATTAGCTCTAGAAGGTCCCGACCGGAAGATGAGTTCTCCCCCGTGCGATCCGGGCTTTCACTCTGCCTTTGCAGTGAAAATAGTTGCATCATCAAATTCTGAGGGGACGATAAGCGGTACATCCAGCCCCTAGCCTTCGGTTTCTTCTGGACACAATTATAAAATTACGACCATCATTAGCATCAtgataaccatcaagaaaacttCTAGCGTTGTATCATCAACATGACATTCAATCGATGCCACCTGCATAGTCATCTAAATCATCATCGTCATCTTCGTCGCAGTCATCGTCATCGTCATTGTCATcataatcatcatcatcaaaaatATTGTCTTCTGAAAAATAttcatcatcatcctcatcctcctcctcctcactaGCATACCACATTATTCGGCCAGGTATCACGACCTTTACCACACAAATAACAGCAGAGAAATCAGTTCCTCTGCTGCCCATATAGGTTCTAGCATCGGTATTATAACCCTAGTCTGTATCTAATTGTTTATTAACATCATAGTACCAACATTGGCATACACACAGGCGTTTCTAGGACTACCTAGTAGGGTCAGCAACCCCATGAAGCTGCACCAAATCAGCTTTATAGACCCCACCTGAATCTCTAAGCGATATTGGGGGTTTAGAAAGAAGAGTTCTCTCCGAAGCATGTATTAAACAATAAACGCCTAAATGTCGAAAATGCAAATTATGGTCTtttgagcaaaaaaaaaaaggtcgtacccagtgcaagcagggtttgggagaggtgaatgtcggctagccttacccccatttatggagaggctgctcccaagtcttgaacccgagacctaccgctcatgggcgaaggcatttgccatcgcaccaagtgcgacctcttttgagcaaacacaaaataaaaattaccaCAAGTAACAAACAACTAATTGTTTTGGAATAAATGAAAATGCCGCATTCTGAGCCTCCCACTCCCATCCCATTTTCCACTTTCCCGTGAGGAGAAATGTTAATTTCAATgccatcaacatcatcatccgAGACTCAGAAGAACAGGTGATGCAAGCACCATATAAAAGAATATAAAAGAAGGATGAGAAAAATTTACTTTTCATAGGTCATGCAAGTTGGTCCATGAAGCAAAATCTAAACCTTAAAAGAGATTTTTCAAGTAAAAGAAATAGTTTAGGATAACAAAGCATACCTGCTCGATGTTCTGAGGCAGAATAGCTCTCTCATTGGCCTTGGGAGTCCACATCTTTATGTCATTTTCAATTCCACTGCTTGCAAGAACTGTGGTGTGAGGATGAGACTCGATGCAATTTACCACATGCTTATCCGCTTCCATAACACGAATCAGCTCCCCACCCTTTTTCTTCCATATGAATATCCGCCCACAATCAGACCCGCTCACAACATACTCACaattaggcccaaagaagttCACACCTTTTACTGTCTCACAGTTCCTATGACCCTTGTAATCCTGAGGACCAAATCTTTTATCAACATCCATAGTTGATGGAGATTTTTCACACTGATGATCACCACTCGTTTCACTTGCATCACTTCCCATAGAAACTGGAGAGGATGGAATTGGATTAGGTCCCAATCCCATATCTCGAGTAAAAAGATATATGAACTCATCATTATATGAGACAAGAAGTTCGCTCTGTTCTGAGAAGGCCAATCCTGTAATTCCCACTTGTACATCACCAATCAAGTGTGGTGGGCAATAGAAGTCTGCAGGTTGGCCAACATCAGATGACCCATCCCAGTTATACTTACGGATATCAAAAAGTCGTGCATATTCATCAGCACCTGCCACTGCAAAGAAATTTGGGTTTCTTGGGTCAATTGCAATTGCATTTAGATGGATGGCTGGCATGTAACTCCTATTATCAAGAGGTTTGCACGTGAAAAGTTCTGTGGCAGCATCAGTCCTCAGATCAAACTGTAAAGTAAAACCCAAGTCACATGGCTGTATAGCACAACagaacaaggaaaaaaaaggccaagcatttaaaaaaaaagcactacCAACATCACCACCATCATTAAGAATTGTAAGAGCTTACCACATAAATTTGCTCATTCTCATCTAGAAAGACTCAATGAGCCATTAAATTTTGAAAGTTTAGAAGTCAACAAAAATGCTAGAAAAGGACCTCATCCTCTTGAGTACGGTTTACCAATTTTTGGCTTGTGCAAGAACACATAACATCGCAAATTAAAAGATGGCATATTAGTGTTTATGACTAGCAAAGGAAATTATAACTCACATGTTGCACCAATCCATCTTCACCACAGGTGTAAAAAATATGAGGACTCCCAGGCTCAACGGCCAACTTATGAGCGCGGCCCATATGTCTGCCCAACAATGAAGTATTCACTTGTCCCCGCTCTAGAATTTGAGAACGCCTCACCTATAAACATCAAATACACATACTAGGattattttaatgaaacatgGATGTTCCATGGCATGATGACACTGCTTTAAATAAACAAAGTACCTGCCCATCAGCAGCACAAGTAACAATTGTGCGATCATCGGTATAAGGCATGATCTTTGCTTggaatatattattattatgacCGGAATGGAAAGAAAGCTGAGCTTTCCCAGTTTCCCAATTCCATAGGATAACCCGCCTGTCATCAGAGCCCGAAACCAGAATATCACCATCGGCATTGAAGCTTACAGTGTTCACACATCCTTTATGCTTCTCTAGCTTCCGAAAGATTTCAAGTCGGAGCACGAGATCCTGAAAAATGATATCCACAACCTTCAGTACAAATGTGATATGAGCCTCTTCAACTCCATGCATGACACACCACACTCAAATTCTCCTGAAGAGATTAGAACAAGAACTCATATCCACAACCTTGAATACAAATTTCACAGCCATAACGCATCGAATTTCGCTACTATCAGTGAGTTCCTCAATACAACATagcaaaaaagaataaaaatccaACTTTAATCTAGCATCACACAAATATGATCTTAATTTTATCCATAAAAGCAAAACACACATAATCCAAAAACCCAATGCATGAATTCATTTCAACTCCCATATCAGAAATCActaaaccaaaagaaaagaatCCGTTGAATATCAGAAGCGATAGAGATTGttctttttgttcaaaaaatgtTCAAACTTCCACCATCAAGGAGACGAAAAGCTTCTTCTGATTTTGAGGAGTGAATCtatatttctttttccttgtcAGAAATAGATCAAATTACTTCCAATGTAAATCcgataataataatgataataataaaaatgggGGATAAGATTATCCAGAGGATAAGATACCTCAGAGCCGGCGAGGCGGTGCTTGAAATTTCTGGCGGAGAGCTGGCCGACCTCCCGCTGCCAAACATTGACGACAGCCTTGTCGATGCTTGTTCGATGCCTCGTGTTCATCGTCAGAACTCGCAGTAGCAGCAATCAAATTACTCTGATCGAATTGATCGATGATCCGTAGATGATGACTCGGTGGAATCGGAGCGAGTCGCGACTGATGAAGGAGAAGATGAGATGGACTGAGGAGAGAGAGTCACCGGAAACGGGAGAAACGGAGATGAACTCACCGCCAAGATGAGAGAAAGACGAAGTCGCGAGAAAAAGATGAGGGTTTTTTTATAGGGGAAACTGGAAACAAACAGACACTGAGAAAGATTGAGATGCCAGACTAggaaaaagtaaaatacacaataataataatttttatatatatcaGGCCCTCTATGCAAaaatattcttattttttttcaaaaaattagaATTAAGTGTGGGCTTATTTCATATCAAACTTCAATGGTccgaataatttattttgtaagtctcgatttatagattatttttataaaaattcaatttaatctgAAATTAtttacctatttaattatcaagataacatttcattatttcttatataacaaagtattagttaatttttttaatccaattagatgtcttaaatattttcGATTTAACTAATATTTTGCGATGATGATCTATGAGAtgtaacttgaaaaatagattgTTCAGATCGTTAAAATTCGATGTGGTATAGACCTCACAActaatctccattttttttataaaaacatgtgaATCTTTTTTCCTGGAAGCtacttatatatatagtataatattaataatatcgGTTCGGTTCCACCGGTAATGGATTTTGTCTTTTGCATACCCTTATGTATAGTTTGATACGAATACTTTACCATTACTAGTTGGTATAAATTTTGTcacaaatttaatataatacaatcGGTAATTCGGTTGATACGATAATTTAGCAAAATATATCACTCCTAGTTGTACAAAGGGCGCTTGATAGTAGGATCTGTGaccttttattgttaatttagtTATCTATTGGACTAGTTCACTTATGAACTAGAGTTTATTTTTAGTTGTTATTGCATTGATTATTTGATGTATCTTATGTATGGATTTTAGTTAATTCGAAGCGCTACATTTACTCGTCATATCCTGAATGTCTTTCTCTGTCAAGCTCTTAATTTGAGTTTATTTTCAATTGTTATTTCATTGACTATGTGATATTAGGGATGACAATTCTTAAATCctattgtagacatcgaaatttcagtaaataaatgttgaccgataaatcaaagtttcaacgctcatgtattacataaattttacacgtagcgtgtgtctaaacaaaaaatcgaaatagttggaaaagtcatcaaacaggacacatgtcaacacctggcagaaacgacttatttcatctgggatattatattcaaaattaggccttggaaatttctataaatagaaggctaattcattcatttaaaaaaaccaaaatcattaggcaaaattcttgaagctctgaagctctgaagctctgaaactccgaagctctcaagcatccaggttcccgaagaatcaagaaagctctcttcgttcttcgttcatcgttcttccaagatcaagccccaacggccctttggatcaacaatcatccaccaatttaagatcaagccccgacggcccttgaaggaagtgttcttcgttcttcgttcatcattcttccaagatcaagccccaacggccctttggatcaacaatcatccaccaattcaagatcaagccccaacggcccttgaaggaagtgttcttcgttcttcgttcatcgttcatctcaagatcaagccccaacggccttttggatcaacaatcatccaccaattcaagatcaagccacgacggcccttgaatcaacctttcaccaattcaagatcaagccccgacggcccttggatcaacaatcatccgttcatccaagatcaagccccaacggccctttggatcaacaaacgtcgacaaatccacacatccaaccattcttcaagatcaagcccaaaagcccttgaagatccgttcatcactgttcttcaagatcaagcccaaacgcccttgaagatccgctcatcaccgttattcaagatcaagcctcaaacggcccttaaagaaacattcatcctcaagatcaagccccaacggctccttgaagatccgctcaaatccaccttcaaagatcaagcccacggccctttgaagaaacttccaacagttcatccaagatcaagcctcaacggcccttggatcaacgaaacatccacaaatcaacaccttacggagatcgaatcagaggatcaaaatagagagagattgtaacccaaaatcatcaaatacaaatatttgtttgtgcacgtcgttcttgtctctttcatttcaggaattttccgtgttcacacatATAACTATGGATAACTATCCGAATAGGTTGGATTTGGGTATGAAAACTCAATTATTTTTCAGTTATGGGGAAAAACCGTGTATGATTCGATTACggttttggatatggttatatGGGTCCCAAATCCGTATCCATCCCCGAATCCGTCCCAAataatatacacacacacatatatgtatattcacaAGTATTGAAATTATTTGATCATTTTTACCATGAACACTTCCATAAAATATTGTTatgttttttgttgtttggATGTGGATATTTGATGACGGGATTAGTATCTATTAAATTATAATGCGTAAGTTGAACGAATAATGTTTTTCTATTGACGAAGATGAATATAAAtgttggggtgtgatatccacacacccctttttacttctcacacacccttctaattttcggccatCAGATCggatgaaatgaagaagatctaacggatagaaattaacaagggtgtgtgagaagaaAAAGGGGTGTGTAGCACACCCCTAAACGTTAGTTGATGGGGAATCTGTTACCCAATAGGTATGGTATGGATAATCCACGATGGTTAATTTGCAGTTATGAATATGATTAGCTTTCAAGTTATGGGATGGATATGTCATTTCCATCTCCTAACCAACCGTTGTCATCCCTATGTGATATATCTTATGGATGAGGCACAAATGGAATGAGGATTCTCTTTGAAGGGATCCCTGGGATCCTTAAATAGTGTTTGTTCATCATATGgccagaaatcattttaaatacttttatttaaaattaaatgtgaatagtatctgacaaaaactgatcgcacgatgcATGATGAACGAATACGATTTAAGGATTtctaggatcctcacaaaggggatccggagaggatcctcatggGGATGACTAGAGTTGCTTCATTGTGATATTTTGTCTTTTGCTTAAGCAACTTCTTTATTAtcaaggaactttaacgaaaatctcCCGGtaatattcactttaacgaaaaaccacatttttacactaaaaagtcaatcctggtactattcactttaccctttattttgtctttattgttaaaactcaaagttttcaagctattttcattagttttccttcttGGTTACAAGTTAATTTGTGCCTCGTCCTCCTATACAATTAAACCTTTATAAATGAATAGCCTGGCACCAAGAAAAATCTATTAATTTAGTGAATATTAAATAACtgataattaatcaattattaattaatccattaaataaaaattgggtaaattatattttattcttttaggtTTGGGTGCaattgcaatctcatacaacatcatTAAAACATATTTCAATTGCATACATTTACTACCATTTCATTACATTTACCAACGTattctttattttcttaaatattgtaaattgtttttagtttctcattttatgaattaataatttgatgtagtccttctcaaaaaaaaaattatgtatttgtttaactAAGTAAAATTCGTAATCTATTGATCTTTTCTAAATATAGATTGTTTATTGTATCAtgaaattattaattcatatatttcGTGAGATCTATATGAATTTTTTATGATGTATTATCTTATAAATTTagcaaattattaatttagGACGTTATCCCTAAATCAGGACtggccaaaaaaattatttggctGACGTTATTAGTATGTTGGGTATTAAATTATCGAGGTTATGCTGTATTATCCACGCCATTTCATCGTTAAGTGAATCACACGTTTATCATTTTTATCCTTGTGGAATGTATATGGCATGTCAGCCTGAAATTCACACTTACTTAGTGAGATAAAGAAATATAGTAGATATTTAAGTATTCTATATGGATCACAACATACAAGTAATATTAGAGAAAATGTTCTTTGTTTCTATAGTTGTTTCGTCTATTAATTGTGATGGTATTGGTGTCAATTTACATTTGCAATGGTTGTAGTCATACAATACAAGATATGTTGGAGGAGACCAAAAAGATTGCAGCTAATTTAGTTTCGGCACAATGTTCTGGAAATAAGACTCAATACACACGTGTGAAGTATCGTGAACAAATCATAAACTCGTCCTTTTATGTTTTCAGAAGTGTCACTAGATTAAGGAAACAAACGAAGAGCTCCTACAATTGGCTTCAGCATAATGTTCTTGGAAAAAAAGAATATATTTTCGAGTTGTAACTTGTAACCACAATCAAACTTTTAAATATGCCAAAAAAACACAACAATCAAAAACAGCAAATCCGTTGTGTGAAATTTACTATGTTCTCACATTGGGACTCCAATCCATCAAACAAGCCAACCCAAAAACTCAACTCACCAATTCCGAAAACTCCAAGCTCAACCAGAAGAGGAAAATAATTCCTAATTTACGATCCAATAAATTCAATACCATAAATTCCAATGACAAAAAGTAAACCACTCCACAATTATCGCCAACCAAACCCATAAATTTGATCAACCaacaaactaaaattaaatCCGTTGTTCGCGTATGGTTGATGACAGCGTGTCTCACAATGGGTGTCCTGTCTAATTGTTGTATGGTTGGATCTTTGTTCCAAGCATCTTTGACTTTTAATAGACTCGAACGAGTGAAAACGAGTCAGTCCCACAGTTTCGCCCAACACAATTTAGAGTTAAAATAGTTGGGTTATGAATACTAAACCCTCCTTTTCAATATACATAATTTATAGTTAAAATAGTTGGGTTATGAATACTAGATTTTGTACCAATATTAGGTAGTTGGGTAGCATTCAAAAGAAAAGTATTGATCATATATGTAAGTTGTAACAGTATCAACTTTGGGATCTGTTTAGTGAGTGTATTGAAAATGCATGTTCTTATAGTTGAGACAACTTAGGATGATTGACATCCAATTTTAtttgtaaaattaaattttctttatttaaaaaCAATCATGCGTTGAGAATAAAAGGGGAAAAAAACTAAGAGATGAAGGATGAATCtcttaaacattaaaaaaaaaaaaactatactaaACTAAACTGTCGTGAAAACTAAACGACATTCAAGATTTTATCATAGAAGCAGAAGTCATGATCGTTAAGTGCAAAAGAAAATTACTTTACATAAAGAACAATTTACATGAAAATAATTCAGAAGCTGACAATCATTTAAGACAAAACCATATTCATTGAGGTCTCAATTTCGTTTTTCATTACAAAGTAATACTTAGGTTACCAAAGAAAATAATACTAGTTATTGTGGATGCacatttcttcctccttgatcttggacaaaattgcacctacaaaataattaacacatttggttaaggccaaaagcctcacgcgcccacgatgaatagggctttggtcgaagaatctccgatgccaaagttagaatttagagaaaaaaatgtttagagagttttttgagttttgcaagagtgtggacctctgtttttagagaaaatggggttcAATATATAGAAAAACGAAATAATCTCAATTTTACGACACGATGGCTATTCTCCACTAACCACAAGGATATAGGGACTCTATATAGCATGGCCGGTCCCCCTTATGAGAAAAGGTGGCCAGCCCTTTGGGGTATTTTTGTGTGAAATGGAtgatttaattggtaattaatggattaattaggaataaatccattaattagccaattaactcaatttatatgaaatgtttcgaaggttatgaaataattaccttgtggaaaatataggatgatgatggatgaaataactttgaatttgttacctattttgagtATTTTTTACTTGATTGAtggatgattgtccactgctcgcgcgtaAGAATCCTGATGTGTCTCAAGGGTAATTTTctcatttttacccaaaaattcacgtgtcgtctcttgattatttttggctccacggTTATATCTTCAGAAACAGACTGTATTTTCAGCAACTTTGTTATTTCAATCAACGTCTTGTCTAATGATTTTGGAATATCTAACAGTTTCTTCTTGGCCTTTCTAAGGAAATTTCTGTCATCCAAACAAGAAAGTAGAATATGTACAACTCCAATATTCTATGAACAAGAAAACCGTTATGATCAGAAACAACAACCAAGGTTGAAGAGTAGATAGACAACATATTTAACATACTTCACCGAGAAGGACTTGGCAGAGGTTAAATTAGCAATGTACCTGCTTCTCACCTGTTTCCGTCACCGACCTTCATATACACCAGATTGACACCTCATAAAGTGTTC is from Malus sylvestris chromosome 5, drMalSylv7.2, whole genome shotgun sequence and encodes:
- the LOC126623604 gene encoding uncharacterized protein LOC126623604 isoform X1, translated to MNTRHRTSIDKAVVNVWQREVGQLSARNFKHRLAGSEDLVLRLEIFRKLEKHKGCVNTVSFNADGDILVSGSDDRRVILWNWETGKAQLSFHSGHNNNIFQAKIMPYTDDRTIVTCAADGQVRRSQILERGQVNTSLLGRHMGRAHKLAVEPGSPHIFYTCGEDGLVQHFDLRTDAATELFTCKPLDNRSYMPAIHLNAIAIDPRNPNFFAVAGADEYARLFDIRKYNWDGSSDVGQPADFYCPPHLIGDVQVGITGLAFSEQSELLVSYNDEFIYLFTRDMGLGPNPIPSSPVSMGSDASETSGDHQCEKSPSTMDVDKRFGPQDYKGHRNCETVKGVNFFGPNCEYVVSGSDCGRIFIWKKKGGELIRVMEADKHVVNCIESHPHTTVLASSGIENDIKMWTPKANERAILPQNIEQKKPKARGWMYRLSSPQNLMMQLFSLQRQSESPDRTGENSSSGRDLLELILTFEANNDDSSGDEGDAASLDDLFS
- the LOC126623604 gene encoding uncharacterized protein LOC126623604 isoform X2; this encodes MNTRHRTSIDKAVVNVWQREVGQLSARNFKHRLAGSEDLVLRLEIFRKLEKHKGCVNTVSFNADGDILVSGSDDRRVILWNWETGKAQLSFHSGHNNNIFQAKIMPYTDDRTIVTCAADGQVRRSQILERGQVNTSLLGRHMGRAHKLAVEPGSPHIFYTCGEDGLVQHFDLRTDAATELFTCKPLDNRSYMPAIHLNAIAIDPRNPNFFAVAGADEYARLFDIRKYNWDGSSDVGQPADFYCPPHLIGDVQVGITGLAFSEQSELLVSYNDEFIYLFTRDMGLGPNPIPSSPVSMGSDASETSGDHQCEKSPSTMDVDKRFGPQDYKGHRNCETVKGVNFFGPNCEYVVSGSDCGRIFIWKKKGGELIRVMEADKHVVNCIESHPHTTVLASSGIENDIKMWTPKANERAILPQNIEQKPKARGWMYRLSSPQNLMMQLFSLQRQSESPDRTGENSSSGRDLLELILTFEANNDDSSGDEGDAASLDDLFS
- the LOC126623604 gene encoding uncharacterized protein LOC126623604 isoform X3; protein product: MNTRHRTSIDKAVVNVWQREVGQLSARNFKHRLAGSEDLVLRLEIFRKLEKHKGCVNTVSFNADGDILVSGSDDRRVILWNWETGKAQLSFHSGHNNNIFQAKIMPYTDDRTIVTCAADGQVRRSQILERGQVNTSLLGRHMGRAHKLAVEPGSPHIFYTCGEDGLVQHFDLRTDAATELFTCKPLDNRSYMPAIHLNAIAIDPRNPNFFAVAGADEYARLFDIRKYNWDGSSDVGQPADFYCPPHLIGDVQVGITGLAFSEQSELLVSYNDEFIYLFTRDMGLGPNPIPSSPVSMGSDASETSGDHQCEKSPSTMDVDKRFGPQDYKGHRNCETVKGVNFFGPNCEYVVSGSDCGRIFIWKKKGGELIRVMEADKHVVNCIESHPHTTVLASSGIENDIKMWTPKANERAILPQNIEQVVIPGRIMWYASEEEEDEDDDEYFSEDNIFDDDDYDDNDDDDDCDEDDDDDLDDYAEETEG